One Ardenticatenales bacterium genomic region harbors:
- a CDS encoding cation:proton antiporter, which produces MTQWLLPTTVFAILALSAGRIGQFAARLRLPRITGFLIAGILVGPYVLDLIHQQDIPRLLYIDEAALGFIAFAAGTELYLRELRSRLKSITWVTAGVVLATFTLGTTAVWLLADAIPFTQGMPPPARLAVAILAGALLGAISPSSVIAIINELRARGPFTATVLGVTVIMDVLVIILFAIGVSVADVLLTGMPFGVESLILLLGELAATFASGYVLYWLLRLVLSRRMGGLLKAAAIILLGYSVFVYSHELRRFSHELLPFEVLLEPLLICLIAGILITNNSPHHHEFRDILEKAGPPVYIAFFMLVGASLRLDVLTHTWQIALVLFGVRLVALAAGSIVGGTIAGDPFTLNRIKWMGLVTQAGVVLGLAQEVSVEFPDWGASFATIIVSLVVLNQTFGPPLFKWAIHAVGEGREQAEAAPFDGVRDALIFGVDGQSLSLARQLRSHGWQVRVVCRQNQTWLEQDTDLPVVSVEQLTPAILADLGAANAEAIVAMLSDEENYAICEIAYEHFGTRRLIARLTSRANLARFHQLGVLIVEPGTAILNLLEHFVRSPGAASLLMGMADGQDVIDVEVRNPDIHGLRLRDLRLPGDTLILSVRRGGQTLISHGYTQLMLGDEVTIVGSPQSLEAVALRMDAIELPGSAHL; this is translated from the coding sequence ATGACACAATGGCTGTTACCCACGACTGTTTTCGCGATCTTGGCGCTCTCCGCCGGGCGGATAGGGCAGTTTGCCGCGCGGCTGCGTTTGCCACGGATCACGGGTTTCTTGATTGCCGGCATTCTCGTTGGCCCCTACGTCCTCGACCTGATCCACCAGCAAGACATACCGCGCCTTCTCTACATCGACGAAGCCGCGTTGGGATTCATCGCCTTCGCCGCCGGCACCGAACTCTATCTGCGCGAACTACGCAGCCGCCTAAAAAGTATCACCTGGGTGACGGCGGGCGTGGTCCTGGCGACATTCACGCTAGGAACCACCGCTGTCTGGCTGCTGGCGGACGCCATCCCGTTTACCCAGGGGATGCCCCCCCCCGCGCGCCTCGCCGTTGCCATCCTGGCCGGGGCGCTATTGGGAGCCATCTCACCCTCGTCCGTCATCGCCATCATCAACGAACTGCGCGCCCGCGGTCCATTCACGGCCACCGTTTTGGGCGTGACCGTGATCATGGACGTGCTGGTGATCATTCTCTTTGCCATTGGCGTCTCCGTGGCGGATGTGTTGCTGACGGGGATGCCTTTTGGCGTGGAATCCCTCATCCTGCTGTTGGGAGAATTGGCGGCCACGTTTGCCAGCGGCTACGTGCTCTACTGGCTGCTGCGTCTGGTGCTTTCCCGGCGGATGGGGGGGCTCCTGAAGGCGGCGGCCATCATTTTGCTTGGCTACAGTGTGTTTGTGTATTCGCATGAATTGCGCCGGTTTAGCCATGAGCTTTTGCCTTTTGAGGTGCTGCTGGAGCCGCTGCTGATTTGCTTGATTGCCGGCATTCTCATCACCAACAACTCTCCCCATCATCACGAATTCCGGGACATCCTGGAAAAAGCCGGTCCGCCCGTCTACATCGCCTTCTTCATGCTGGTTGGCGCTTCTCTCCGCCTCGACGTCCTCACACACACCTGGCAGATCGCCCTCGTCCTGTTTGGCGTGCGCCTGGTTGCCCTGGCCGCCGGTTCCATTGTCGGCGGCACAATCGCCGGTGATCCCTTCACCCTCAACCGCATCAAGTGGATGGGTCTGGTCACGCAAGCCGGCGTCGTGTTGGGGCTGGCCCAGGAAGTTTCCGTAGAGTTTCCCGACTGGGGCGCGTCCTTTGCCACGATCATCGTCTCCCTGGTCGTCCTCAATCAGACATTCGGCCCGCCGCTCTTCAAGTGGGCGATTCATGCCGTGGGCGAGGGGCGCGAGCAGGCGGAGGCGGCGCCGTTTGATGGCGTGCGCGACGCCCTCATCTTTGGCGTTGATGGGCAGTCGCTCTCCCTGGCGCGGCAGCTTCGTAGTCATGGTTGGCAGGTGCGGGTGGTATGCCGGCAAAACCAAACATGGCTGGAACAGGATACTGACTTGCCTGTGGTGTCCGTGGAGCAGTTGACGCCCGCCATCTTGGCGGACCTGGGCGCCGCTAACGCTGAAGCCATTGTCGCCATGCTATCCGACGAAGAAAACTACGCCATCTGCGAGATCGCCTATGAGCATTTTGGCACGCGCCGTCTGATCGCCCGCCTCACCAGCCGCGCCAATCTGGCGCGTTTCCACCAGTTAGGCGTGTTGATTGTCGAACCCGGCACGGCCATCCTCAACCTCCTGGAACACTTCGTGCGCTCCCCCGGAGCCGCTTCGCTACTGATGGGCATGGCCGACGGACAAGACGTGATCGACGTAGAAGTGCGCAACCCCGACATACACGGGCTGCGACTGCGCGATCTGCGCCTGCCGGGCGACACACTCATCCTCTCCGTGCGTCGCGGCGGCCAGACACTCATCTCCCACGGATATACGCAGTTGATGTTGGGGGACGAAGTGACTATCGTCGGCTCACCGCAAAGCCTGGAAGCCGTGGCCTTGCGCATGGATGCCATAGAGCTTCCAGGAAGCGCACATCTTTGA
- a CDS encoding CocE/NonD family hydrolase: protein MSRHTRIWLLILLLAGLWGSAGRVAAADAPHVQPLTAERQEQEQEKEKEKTGVPLLPYAVARRMVPHGTTRLACDPAQAAEAWAWRKGEMPDDVVMPAYIPADPLAGYDIEWYRNICVSGAGGVGIAGNLFLPLSPDPNETFPVIIFANSWALDEYEYFFQARDFAQEGFIVYSYSARGWGNSGGLIGVAGPDDMADVSANIDWILSHAPANPDQIGMSGISYGGGMSLLAAAHDSRIKTVVAMSSWADLRQSLFGGDTPRSFWGNILVVTGNLLGNMDPAIEVYYNNLIHYTNVEETLAWAEAHSPVSVLEEIQVPVYIMQNMGDELFQPTSLLHFYSQLQGPDPYFKKLDINLGIHATAELPGLTGLSSDIWDRAHDWFRYWLQGVDTGILEQPPVHVRLKNADQTVALEDWPSAAIATRTWYLSPRHGLSGSLTDAPEYDPDTDTIHTAGLFVSGATTGIPIVSPLLEQHTPIDIWAWIPLIRRDLATVYESSSLSSDMTIVGIPTVELWVQPELSRAQLIAHLYDVDALGIGTLITHGPMTLHEAAPGQPVRVTFEMVAVGYQMPAGHHLVLAIDTEDDQYGSPTDAAYDVTFHYDLAGPPLITVPYVANP, encoded by the coding sequence ATGTCAAGGCATACCCGTATCTGGTTGTTAATATTACTGCTGGCGGGATTATGGGGAAGCGCTGGCCGCGTGGCGGCGGCGGATGCCCCGCATGTACAGCCGCTGACGGCGGAGCGGCAAGAGCAGGAGCAGGAGAAAGAGAAAGAGAAAACGGGGGTTCCCTTGCTGCCGTATGCGGTGGCGCGGCGGATGGTCCCGCATGGCACGACGCGGCTGGCCTGTGATCCAGCGCAGGCGGCGGAGGCCTGGGCGTGGCGCAAAGGGGAGATGCCGGATGATGTGGTGATGCCGGCATACATCCCCGCCGATCCCCTCGCTGGATATGACATTGAATGGTATCGAAATATCTGTGTTTCCGGCGCGGGTGGGGTGGGCATTGCCGGCAATCTCTTCCTCCCCCTCAGCCCCGACCCCAACGAAACCTTCCCCGTCATCATCTTCGCCAACAGTTGGGCGCTGGACGAATACGAATACTTCTTCCAGGCGCGCGACTTCGCCCAGGAAGGCTTCATCGTCTACAGCTACAGCGCCCGCGGCTGGGGCAACTCCGGCGGCCTGATTGGCGTCGCCGGCCCGGACGATATGGCCGACGTTTCCGCCAACATCGACTGGATTTTGTCCCACGCCCCCGCCAATCCCGACCAGATCGGCATGAGCGGCATCTCCTACGGCGGCGGCATGTCCTTGCTCGCCGCCGCCCACGACAGCCGCATCAAAACCGTCGTCGCCATGAGCAGTTGGGCCGACCTGCGCCAGAGCCTCTTCGGCGGGGACACGCCGCGCTCTTTTTGGGGCAACATCCTCGTGGTCACGGGCAACCTGTTGGGCAACATGGACCCGGCCATTGAGGTGTATTACAACAACCTCATCCACTACACCAACGTCGAAGAAACGTTGGCCTGGGCGGAAGCGCACTCCCCCGTCTCCGTGTTGGAAGAGATTCAGGTTCCCGTCTACATCATGCAGAACATGGGCGACGAACTGTTCCAGCCCACCTCGCTGCTGCATTTCTACAGCCAGTTGCAAGGCCCCGATCCCTATTTCAAGAAGCTGGACATCAACCTGGGCATCCATGCCACGGCGGAACTGCCCGGCCTCACCGGTCTGTCCAGCGACATCTGGGACCGCGCGCACGACTGGTTCCGCTACTGGCTGCAAGGGGTGGACACGGGCATTTTGGAGCAGCCGCCGGTGCATGTGCGCCTGAAAAACGCGGACCAGACGGTGGCCCTGGAGGATTGGCCCAGCGCGGCCATCGCCACGCGCACCTGGTATCTCAGCCCGCGGCATGGCCTCTCCGGCAGCCTCACGGACGCGCCCGAATACGACCCAGACACGGACACGATTCACACGGCGGGCCTGTTTGTCTCCGGGGCCACCACGGGCATTCCCATCGTCTCGCCGTTGTTGGAACAGCATACGCCGATTGATATTTGGGCCTGGATTCCGCTCATTCGCCGCGATCTGGCGACGGTGTATGAGTCCTCGTCGCTGTCATCCGACATGACGATTGTGGGCATTCCCACGGTGGAACTGTGGGTGCAGCCGGAACTGTCGCGGGCGCAGTTGATCGCGCACCTGTATGACGTGGACGCGCTGGGGATTGGCACGTTGATCACGCATGGCCCGATGACGCTGCACGAGGCGGCTCCGGGGCAGCCGGTGCGGGTGACGTTTGAGATGGTGGCGGTGGGGTATCAAATGCCGGCAGGTCACCACCTTGTCCTGGCCATTGACACCGAAGATGATCAATATGGCTCCCCCACGGATGCCGCCTACGACGTCACCTTCCACTACGATCTCGCCGGGCCGCCCCTGATCACCGTGCCCTACGTGGCAAACCCGTAG
- a CDS encoding glycosyltransferase family 1 protein, whose protein sequence is MRITIICFGSRGDVQPFIALGVGLRQAGHQVCVATDRIFADQVREHGLAYGPVSGDIQRFMQGTNGHAPEEIPGPLRLFRDMKQEVWAEARQMALDCWEASQDADLLLTGGPGAFVGATFGEKLGIPYVQGHLQPAMMPTQAFPSALIPPPPFQSGTLNHLTHVAIGQVFWQVMRGMFNEIRQEMFALPPWPLAGPFAQIIRERRPVLMGYSRHVLPPPPDWDPALIHVTGYWFLDSSANWQPSAALRQFLSEGPPPVYIGFGSVGSRDGRAMTNLALAALAETGQRGILLRGWGGLEPGDLPPTVLMVDNVPHDWLFPRMAAVVHHGGAGTTGAGLRAGTPTIVVPHFSDQPFWGHLVQRLGVGPAPIAKKKLSVPALATAIRATITHQAMQERARQLGHLIVAEDGVGQAVQLIEQYARACR, encoded by the coding sequence ATGCGAATAACCATTATCTGCTTTGGCTCGCGCGGCGATGTGCAGCCTTTCATTGCGTTGGGGGTCGGGCTGCGGCAGGCAGGTCACCAGGTATGCGTGGCCACAGACCGCATCTTCGCGGACCAGGTGCGCGAACATGGGTTGGCGTATGGCCCGGTCAGTGGCGACATACAACGTTTTATGCAGGGGACCAATGGGCACGCGCCGGAGGAAATCCCCGGACCGCTGCGCCTGTTTCGGGACATGAAGCAGGAAGTGTGGGCGGAGGCGCGGCAGATGGCTCTCGATTGCTGGGAGGCCAGCCAGGATGCCGACCTGCTGCTCACCGGCGGCCCCGGCGCGTTCGTGGGGGCGACTTTTGGCGAAAAACTGGGCATTCCCTACGTCCAGGGTCATTTACAGCCGGCCATGATGCCTACGCAGGCGTTCCCCAGCGCGCTGATTCCACCGCCGCCGTTTCAGAGTGGAACACTCAACCACCTGACGCATGTTGCCATCGGTCAGGTTTTTTGGCAGGTGATGCGCGGCATGTTTAACGAGATTCGCCAGGAGATGTTCGCGCTTCCTCCGTGGCCGCTGGCGGGACCATTCGCGCAAATCATACGAGAGCGCCGCCCGGTGCTGATGGGTTACAGTCGGCACGTGCTGCCGCCGCCGCCGGATTGGGACCCGGCTCTGATCCACGTGACCGGCTACTGGTTCCTGGATTCTTCCGCCAACTGGCAGCCGTCGGCGGCATTGCGTCAATTCTTGAGCGAGGGGCCGCCCCCGGTGTACATTGGCTTCGGCAGCGTGGGGAGCCGCGATGGGCGCGCCATGACGAATCTGGCGCTGGCGGCGTTGGCGGAGACGGGGCAGCGGGGGATTCTGCTGCGCGGTTGGGGCGGGCTGGAACCCGGCGACCTGCCGCCGACGGTGCTCATGGTGGACAATGTGCCGCATGATTGGTTGTTTCCACGCATGGCGGCGGTGGTGCATCATGGGGGTGCGGGCACGACGGGCGCCGGGTTGCGCGCAGGCACGCCGACGATTGTCGTGCCCCATTTTTCGGACCAGCCGTTTTGGGGCCATCTGGTGCAGCGGTTGGGGGTTGGTCCGGCGCCGATTGCGAAGAAGAAGTTGAGTGTGCCGGCATTAGCCACAGCCATCCGCGCCACCATCACCCATCAAGCGATGCAGGAACGCGCGCGCCAACTCGGACACCTCATTGTCGCCGAGGATGGCGTCGGCCAGGCGGTGCAGTTGATTGAGCAGTACGCGCGCGCCTGCCGGTGA
- a CDS encoding ATP-binding cassette domain-containing protein, whose product MLITVVVFFAIFVQAVTGFGLALVSMTILAGIIGVRTAAPLVALVALVAEVVILLRYREALSLRAVVRFTVAALPGIPVGIVALRWVDAGILTTTLGIIITLYALYALLTPRLPELNHPAWAVGLGFLAGLFGGASNISGPPIIIYGTCRRWPVATFKSNLQGFFLVTSVITLGGYALGGLITRLVWQDFLLALPGVALGLIAGFRLDGRLNPARFRQAIMVLLLVLGGRLILGGEGRGASERGARGGSPPPPPPPRPRAPPPPPAAPPPPRAPRPPRPPPPPPIGYYSAMTTWRRMGREYERDPDKTSQPLRLSLFVRLLTYVKPYKGRMTLSIIALLFSTGLGLVLPLVVRNLVDIALVDKSMPTLNRLAVALLIVFVVQAIFSFIHQLSLAYVGERVVADIRVQLYTHLQALSLTFFAERRTGEIVSRLTNDVTLLQGAITNDLVSLLRQAITLVGASVLLFVLDWRLTLVILAGIPIISLTMVWLGRKIRAASTAVQDALAEAANVLQETVAGIRIVKSFAREAYEIGRFGARVQDTFTAAMRRARVSAVLGPIIGFMAFFSITVTLWFGSFEVIQGRLTAGGLVAYLVYTMMVAAPVATLAGLYAQFQSAMGATERLFQLLDTQPDIVSRPDAQPLPSIRGEVAFHDVHFAYSADIPVLRGISFTARPGQVIALVGPSGAGKSTLINLIPRFYDAESGGITIDGYDVRDVDLQSLRRQIGIVPQETILFSDSVATNIRYGKLDATDEEIKAAAIAANAHDFIMHELAQGYETTVGERGAKLSGGQRQRVAIARAILKDPRILILDEATSSLDSESEALVQEALQRLMAGRTSFVIAHRLSTVVNADWVLVLEQGRLVEQGTHADLLANPDGLYARLYHMQFMAAEAALQEA is encoded by the coding sequence ATGCTAATCACGGTCGTCGTCTTCTTTGCTATCTTTGTGCAGGCTGTTACCGGTTTTGGGCTGGCCCTGGTTTCCATGACGATACTGGCGGGCATCATCGGCGTGCGGACGGCGGCGCCGCTGGTGGCGCTGGTGGCGCTGGTGGCGGAAGTGGTGATTTTGCTGCGTTATCGGGAGGCGTTGTCGCTGCGCGCGGTGGTGCGTTTTACGGTGGCGGCGCTGCCGGGGATTCCGGTGGGGATTGTGGCGCTGCGTTGGGTAGATGCCGGCATTCTCACCACCACCCTCGGCATCATCATCACCCTCTACGCCCTCTATGCCCTGCTCACGCCCCGTTTGCCGGAACTCAACCATCCCGCCTGGGCGGTTGGCCTGGGATTCCTCGCCGGACTCTTTGGCGGCGCGTCCAACATCAGCGGCCCCCCCATCATCATCTATGGCACCTGCCGTCGCTGGCCCGTGGCGACCTTCAAGAGCAACTTGCAGGGATTCTTCCTCGTCACCAGCGTCATCACCCTGGGCGGCTACGCCCTCGGCGGCCTGATCACGCGGCTCGTCTGGCAGGATTTTCTGCTGGCGCTCCCCGGCGTCGCGCTAGGGCTGATCGCCGGTTTCCGCCTGGATGGACGCCTGAATCCCGCGCGCTTTCGCCAGGCGATTATGGTTCTTTTGCTGGTTCTGGGGGGGCGACTTATTTTAGGGGGTGAGGGGCGGGGGGCGAGTGAGCGAGGGGCGAGGGGTGGGTCCCCCCCCCCCCCCCCCCCTCCGCGCCCTCGCGCCCCCCCCCCCCCCCCCGCGGCGCCCCCCCCCCCCCGCGCGCCCCGCCCGCCGCGCCCCCCCCCCCCCCCCCCAATTGGCTATTATTCCGCTATGACTACATGGCGCAGAATGGGACGAGAGTACGAACGAGACCCGGACAAGACGTCGCAGCCATTGCGGCTGTCGCTTTTTGTGCGGCTGTTAACCTATGTGAAACCATACAAGGGGCGCATGACGCTGTCTATCATCGCCCTGCTGTTCAGCACGGGGTTGGGGCTGGTGTTGCCGCTGGTGGTGCGTAACCTGGTGGACATTGCCCTGGTGGACAAGAGCATGCCCACGCTCAACCGCCTGGCCGTGGCTTTGCTCATCGTGTTTGTGGTGCAGGCCATTTTCAGCTTTATTCACCAGTTGAGTCTGGCTTACGTGGGGGAGCGGGTGGTGGCGGACATTCGCGTGCAGCTTTACACGCATTTGCAGGCGTTGTCGCTGACGTTTTTCGCGGAGCGGCGCACGGGGGAGATCGTTTCCCGCCTCACGAATGATGTGACGCTGCTGCAAGGGGCGATTACGAATGATCTGGTGTCGCTGCTGCGGCAGGCGATCACGCTGGTGGGGGCGTCGGTGCTGCTGTTTGTGTTGGATTGGCGGCTGACGTTGGTGATTCTTGCCGGCATTCCCATCATCTCCCTCACCATGGTCTGGCTGGGGCGCAAAATCCGCGCCGCCTCCACCGCCGTGCAGGATGCCCTCGCCGAAGCCGCCAATGTGTTGCAGGAGACCGTTGCCGGCATTCGCATCGTCAAATCATTCGCCCGCGAAGCGTACGAAATCGGCCGCTTCGGCGCCAGAGTGCAGGACACCTTCACCGCCGCCATGCGCCGCGCCCGCGTCTCCGCCGTCCTCGGCCCGATCATCGGCTTCATGGCCTTCTTCTCCATCACCGTCACCCTCTGGTTTGGCAGCTTCGAAGTCATCCAGGGACGCCTCACCGCCGGCGGCCTTGTCGCGTACCTCGTGTACACCATGATGGTTGCCGCCCCCGTCGCTACCCTGGCCGGCCTGTACGCCCAATTCCAATCCGCCATGGGGGCCACCGAGCGATTGTTTCAACTGCTGGACACCCAACCTGACATCGTCAGCCGCCCCGACGCCCAGCCATTGCCCTCCATTCGCGGCGAAGTGGCTTTCCACGACGTGCATTTTGCCTACAGCGCCGATATTCCCGTCCTGCGCGGCATATCCTTCACGGCACGCCCCGGGCAAGTGATCGCGCTCGTGGGTCCCAGCGGCGCCGGCAAAAGCACCCTCATCAACCTTATCCCCCGCTTCTACGACGCCGAGTCCGGCGGCATCACCATTGACGGCTACGACGTGCGCGACGTAGACCTGCAATCCCTGCGCCGGCAAATCGGCATCGTGCCCCAGGAGACCATCCTCTTCTCCGACAGCGTCGCCACCAATATCCGCTACGGCAAGCTGGACGCCACCGACGAAGAGATCAAAGCCGCCGCCATTGCCGCCAACGCCCATGACTTCATCATGCACGAACTGGCGCAGGGGTACGAGACGACGGTGGGTGAGCGCGGGGCCAAACTGAGCGGCGGGCAGCGGCAGCGCGTCGCCATCGCCCGCGCTATCCTCAAGGACCCGCGCATTCTCATCCTCGACGAAGCCACCTCCTCCCTGGACAGCGAGAGCGAAGCCCTGGTGCAAGAAGCGCTGCAGCGGCTGATGGCCGGGCGCACCAGCTTCGTCATCGCCCATCGCCTCAGCACGGTCGTCAATGCCGACTGGGTGCTGGTGCTGGAACAGGGGCGGCTGGTGGAGCAAGGCACGCACGCCGATTTATTAGCGAATCCCGACGGCCTCTATGCGCGGCTTTACCATATGCAATTCATGGCCGCGGAGGCCGCCTTACAGGAGGCATAA
- a CDS encoding trypsin-like peptidase domain-containing protein — protein sequence MRKLRATLRECGPFATDRQLLAVFEDERLEPWKYQIQEAYSRHERVDYFISEFLNRRTRAGQSVLALFLQVLYEEAVEQDECYGRLNDMAVEVALATGSDLPVLAQHNLWRAAMARAGQTPPASLGGYGLPDGEEDAARELAALPSDLPSFVFQERLEALKNKKKADWLPVRFLEQGLAAAGAVGRVEYGANRVGTAFLVAPDLVLTNAHVLKYIPTLTEGGVRFLAGPRGAATWHDFAASVLVSPAVDLDFALLRLRVPATAAPLRFSARKPYVDQAANILQYPQGNALQVALRYNAIVRVDDERFYYVSDTDFGSSGSPVFDDDWLVIGLHRAGIADSDNHPLKHANQGIPITAILPRLRAHIHA from the coding sequence TTGAGAAAGCTGAGGGCCACCCTTCGAGAATGCGGTCCCTTTGCCACGGATCGGCAGTTATTGGCCGTTTTTGAGGATGAACGCCTGGAACCGTGGAAATACCAGATTCAGGAGGCGTATAGCAGGCACGAGCGGGTGGATTACTTTATCAGCGAGTTTCTCAACCGCCGCACGCGCGCCGGGCAAAGCGTCCTCGCCCTGTTTCTGCAAGTGCTGTATGAGGAGGCCGTCGAGCAAGACGAGTGCTATGGTCGCCTGAACGATATGGCCGTGGAAGTTGCCCTGGCCACGGGGTCCGACCTGCCCGTGTTGGCGCAGCACAACTTGTGGCGCGCGGCGATGGCCCGCGCCGGGCAAACACCGCCTGCTTCCCTCGGCGGCTATGGCCTGCCCGATGGGGAGGAAGACGCGGCCCGCGAACTGGCGGCGCTACCGTCCGATTTACCGTCGTTCGTTTTCCAGGAACGGCTGGAGGCGTTGAAGAACAAGAAAAAGGCGGATTGGCTGCCCGTTCGTTTTCTGGAGCAGGGATTAGCGGCGGCGGGCGCGGTGGGGCGCGTGGAGTATGGCGCGAACCGCGTGGGCACGGCTTTCCTCGTTGCGCCCGACCTGGTCCTCACCAACGCGCACGTCCTCAAATACATCCCCACGTTGACGGAAGGGGGCGTGCGTTTCCTGGCCGGACCGCGCGGCGCGGCCACCTGGCACGATTTCGCGGCATCCGTGCTGGTCAGTCCCGCCGTGGACCTGGACTTTGCCCTGCTGCGGTTGCGCGTGCCCGCCACGGCGGCCCCGCTGCGCTTCTCCGCGCGCAAGCCCTACGTGGATCAGGCGGCCAATATCCTGCAATATCCCCAGGGGAACGCGCTGCAAGTGGCGCTGCGGTACAACGCCATTGTCAGGGTGGATGATGAGCGATTTTATTATGTGTCGGATACGGATTTTGGCTCGTCGGGGTCGCCTGTTTTTGATGATGATTGGCTGGTGATTGGATTGCACCGTGCCGGCATTGCCGACTCCGACAATCACCCCCTCAAACACGCCAACCAGGGCATCCCCATCACCGCCATCCTCCCCCGCCTTCGCGCGCACATCCACGCCTAA
- a CDS encoding zinc ribbon domain-containing protein encodes MIERACPECQTNNPMKNRFCGGCGAPLTREAIAPFAGSKLTVGRGEMPMAQLRQVGQAVAVSLLTIAAEAGLNWLRRRLEAEPANVDAPSGAALVPQSHPRPERGSYTAVYHEEVVELQPKRRGLIRRAVSRTIWWKPDA; translated from the coding sequence ATGATTGAACGCGCCTGTCCTGAATGCCAGACGAATAATCCCATGAAGAACCGCTTTTGCGGGGGTTGCGGCGCGCCGTTGACGCGGGAGGCGATTGCGCCGTTTGCGGGGTCCAAATTGACGGTGGGGCGAGGGGAGATGCCGATGGCGCAACTGAGGCAAGTGGGGCAGGCGGTGGCTGTCAGCCTGCTGACGATTGCCGCCGAAGCGGGACTAAACTGGCTGCGGCGGCGGCTGGAGGCGGAGCCGGCCAACGTGGACGCCCCTTCCGGCGCCGCCCTGGTTCCCCAATCCCATCCCCGGCCAGAACGAGGCAGCTACACCGCCGTTTACCACGAGGAAGTTGTGGAGCTGCAGCCGAAACGACGCGGCCTCATCCGCCGCGCCGTCTCGCGCACGATTTGGTGGAAGCCGGACGCCTGA
- a CDS encoding DUF433 domain-containing protein, translating to MNTTITVQLPPNLYEKASHEAQNRQQTVEQFVTSLVVETVLPAHPYVTLVHSRGGGMRPVVRGTRVGVDVVVGYHQAGYTPEQIAAEMLPQLHLAQVYDALSYYEERRELLDAEMLAHTAEAWQDRLMQEMGPEAAAALLGA from the coding sequence ATGAACACGACCATCACGGTTCAACTCCCGCCCAATCTGTATGAAAAAGCAAGCCACGAAGCCCAAAACCGCCAACAAACTGTAGAGCAATTTGTCACATCGTTGGTCGTGGAAACGGTTTTGCCGGCACATCCCTATGTCACATTGGTCCACAGCCGCGGCGGCGGAATGCGTCCCGTTGTTCGCGGCACGCGCGTGGGCGTGGATGTCGTCGTTGGCTACCATCAGGCTGGTTATACGCCAGAGCAAATCGCCGCCGAAATGTTGCCCCAGTTGCATCTGGCGCAAGTGTATGATGCGTTAAGTTACTACGAGGAGCGGAGGGAACTGCTGGACGCGGAGATGTTGGCGCATACGGCGGAGGCGTGGCAAGACCGCCTGATGCAAGAAATGGGACCGGAAGCGGCAGCGGCCCTGTTGGGTGCTTAA